One Terriglobia bacterium genomic region harbors:
- the pxpB gene encoding 5-oxoprolinase subunit PxpB: protein MKIFGVGESSICIEFGPGIDPRINQKAINLAGRLERLKWPEILDVVPAYSSVTVYVNPLRINRMVLISRLKEAADIGSDEAVDALRAHKVPVAYGGGFGPDLETVAEMNGVSSDEVIRIHTGIRFRVYMLGFMPGFPYCGIVPEKIRAPRLSSPRTRIPAGSVGIAGAQTGIYPMESPGGWRLIGRTPLTLFDPKANQDTMFRFAAGDSIEFYSISEEDFHGWTN from the coding sequence GTGAAAATTTTCGGGGTGGGGGAGAGTTCAATTTGCATCGAATTTGGCCCCGGTATTGACCCCCGGATAAACCAGAAAGCCATCAATCTGGCGGGCCGTCTGGAGCGCCTGAAATGGCCTGAAATTCTGGATGTTGTGCCGGCCTATTCTTCGGTCACTGTGTATGTTAATCCATTACGAATCAATAGGATGGTTTTGATTTCCCGGCTTAAAGAGGCCGCGGACATAGGGTCCGATGAAGCGGTGGACGCACTTCGAGCCCATAAGGTTCCCGTGGCATACGGTGGGGGATTCGGCCCCGACCTTGAAACGGTGGCTGAAATGAACGGGGTCTCCAGTGATGAAGTGATCCGGATTCACACCGGAATCCGATTCAGGGTCTACATGTTGGGATTTATGCCGGGCTTTCCTTACTGCGGAATCGTTCCTGAAAAAATCCGCGCGCCCCGGTTGTCATCTCCACGAACGCGAATCCCCGCCGGGTCGGTGGGTATCGCAGGAGCGCAAACGGGAATCTATCCCATGGAGAGCCCCGGAGGCTGGCGCCTCATCGGGCGCACCCCGCTCACGCTTTTCGATCCGAAGGCAAATCAAGATACAATGTTTCGTTTCGCGGCCGGCGATTCCATCGAATTTTATTCCATTTCGGAAGAGGACTTTCATGGGTGGACGAATTGA
- a CDS encoding LamB/YcsF family protein: MGGRIDLNCDMGEGFGAWRMGVDEAIMPFITSVNIACGFHAGDPDTMRRTVECAVRHGVAVGVHPGFPDLIGFGRRDMNVTPEEARNFVLYQIGALSAFVQAQGARLSHVKPHGALYNRAARDAQLASAIALAVKEFDPSLVFIGLANSELVRAGERLGLRVASEVFADRTYQPDGSLTSRRLPHAMVKDPREAAARVIRMVREGKVKTIDGQDCSVRADTVCIHGDTPGALQFAQTVRQELDGAGVEIGAL, from the coding sequence ATGGGTGGACGAATTGATTTGAATTGTGACATGGGAGAAGGTTTTGGGGCCTGGAGGATGGGCGTCGACGAAGCCATCATGCCCTTCATTACCTCGGTCAACATCGCCTGTGGATTTCATGCCGGAGATCCGGACACCATGCGCCGTACCGTCGAGTGCGCTGTGCGTCATGGCGTGGCCGTGGGGGTCCACCCCGGATTTCCCGACCTCATTGGCTTCGGTCGGAGAGACATGAATGTCACTCCGGAGGAGGCGAGAAATTTCGTTCTATATCAAATCGGAGCGCTGTCGGCATTTGTCCAGGCCCAGGGCGCCAGGCTCTCCCACGTGAAACCCCATGGCGCCCTGTATAACCGGGCGGCACGCGACGCCCAGCTTGCCAGCGCCATCGCACTGGCCGTCAAGGAATTTGATCCGTCGCTCGTCTTCATTGGGCTTGCAAACTCTGAATTGGTCCGTGCCGGAGAGCGATTGGGGCTCCGCGTGGCCAGCGAGGTCTTTGCGGATCGCACCTATCAGCCGGATGGTTCTTTGACCTCTCGTCGGCTCCCCCACGCCATGGTAAAAGATCCCCGCGAAGCGGCTGCCCGCGTCATCCGCATGGTGCGCGAGGGAAAGGTGAAGACCATAGACGGGCAGGACTGTTCCGTTCGCGCCGACACGGTTTGCATCCATGGCGACACCCCGGGCGCACTGCAGTTTGCTCAGACGGTTCGCCAGGAGCTTGACGGGGCGGGAGTTGAAATCGGCGCGCTGTGA
- a CDS encoding Mov34/MPN/PAD-1 family protein, with the protein MSTEVKKSKSVVAPIRPPERIEAYISANAFWGLLISAIEVYKKETYGILIGYRDQNGMFIIEHAIPHQTASRTHLSVRKNTRAQKRMESFLKNMPHLSVIGDFHSHTGWGDLKGVSQPSHTDISDMQPNTIYAILEVNDKKRSQAWDYTADGSLAGTADDYHFKINAYYLAGPHQNRVKRANIFCPYAIGFNAKLKAAAAAG; encoded by the coding sequence GTGAGCACTGAGGTCAAAAAGTCGAAATCCGTCGTCGCGCCCATTCGACCTCCCGAGAGAATCGAAGCCTACATTTCCGCGAATGCATTTTGGGGACTGCTGATCTCGGCCATCGAAGTGTACAAGAAGGAAACTTACGGAATCCTCATCGGGTATCGGGATCAAAACGGCATGTTTATTATTGAACACGCCATCCCTCATCAAACCGCCAGTCGCACCCACTTGAGCGTGCGAAAGAACACGCGCGCGCAAAAACGAATGGAGAGTTTCTTGAAGAACATGCCTCACCTTTCCGTCATCGGCGATTTCCATTCTCACACCGGGTGGGGCGACCTGAAGGGGGTGTCACAACCGAGCCACACCGACATCAGCGACATGCAGCCCAACACCATTTACGCGATCCTCGAGGTCAACGACAAGAAACGGTCTCAAGCCTGGGACTATACCGCTGACGGATCACTGGCCGGCACCGCCGATGATTATCACTTCAAGATCAACGCCTATTACCTCGCCGGCCCTCACCAAAACCGCGTCAAGCGCGCCAATATTTTCTGCCCGTACGCCATCGGATTCAATGCAAAACTCAAGGCGGCAGCGGCGGCCGGTTAG